One part of the Solanum dulcamara chromosome 8, daSolDulc1.2, whole genome shotgun sequence genome encodes these proteins:
- the LOC129900349 gene encoding protein DETOXIFICATION 56-like, producing MPESMTKKWPENLIQNALLEMKLQWGIVLPLMAMNFTWFAKTAITTAFLGRLGELSLAGATLGFTFANVTGFSVLNGLSGAMEPICGQAFGAKNHKLLHKTLVMSVSLLLFVSIPISFLWLNVDKILIKFGQQEDISMVAKKYLVYLLPDLVITSFLCPLKAYLSTQNVTIPIMLTSVLGVALHIPINVLLSMSKGIEGVSMGYWITDLLIMILLVIYVALSENRKGGKWNEGGWWEQGILDWIRLIKLCGPCCLTTCLEWWCYEILVLLTGRLPNSKQAVGIIAIVLNFDYLIYSAMLSLATCASIRVSNELGEDSPGPAYRAAYVSLALSIVAGLFGGSVMAVARGIWGPLFSHDIGVIRGVKRIMLLMALIEVVNFPLAVCGGIVRGTARPWLGMYANISGFYLLALPLGVILAFKVQLGLAGLLIGFMVGVVLCLALLLVLIARIDWVGEANKAHMLACNQEEGGGEDDQKISWVVKENGS from the coding sequence ATGCCTGAATCAATGACCAAAAAATGGCCAGAAAATCTCATACAAAATGCCCTTTTAGAAATGAAATTGCAATGGGGAATAGTACTCCCTCTGATGGCTATGAACTTCACATGGTTTGCAAAAACAGCCATAACAACTGCGTTCCTTGGTAGGCTTGGAGAGCTTTCTTTAGCTGGAGCCACGCTTGGTTTTACATTCGCGAACGTGACTGGATTCTCAGTCTTGAATGGACTTAGTGGTGCTATGGAGCCTATTTGTGGACAAGCCTTTGGAGCCAAGAATCATAAGTTACTTCACAAGACCCTTGTCATGTCTGTTTCTTTGTTACTATTTGTCTCTATTCCTATTTCTTTCTTGTGGCTTAATGTTGACAAGATCCTCATCAAATTTGGCCAGCAAGAAGACATTTCAATGGTAGCTAAAAAGTATCTTGTTTATCTTCTTCCTGATTTGGTGATCACATCTTTCTTGTGTCCATTGAAAGCTTATTTGAGCACACAAAATGTTACAATCCCAATTATGTTAACCTCTGTTTTGGGGGTTGCTCTGCATATACCGATAAATGTGCTTCTTTCGATGAGTAAGGGGATTGAAGGAGTTTCAATGGGATATTGGATAACAGACTTATTGATCATGATTCTTTTGGTTATTTATGTGGCGCTATCAGAGAACAGAAAGGGCGGAAAGTGGAACGAAGGAGGCTGGTGGGAACAGGGGATtcttgattggattagattaatCAAACTCTGTGGACCATGTTGCCTTACAACTTGCCTTGAATGGTGGTGCTATGAGATCTTGGTTTTGCTCACAGGGCGACTCCCGAATTCTAAACAAGCAGTTGGGATTATAGCAATTGTGTTGAACTTTGATTATTTGATTTACTCTGCTATGCTCTCGCTCGCGACATGTGCATCCATTCGCGTGTCCAATGAGCTCGGGGAAGATAGTCCCGGCCCTGCTTATAGGGCAGCATACGTGTCGTTAGCCTTGAGTATCGTTGCAGGCCTTTTCGGTGGCTCTGTAATGGCAGTAGCAAGAGGAATTTGGGGTCCTCTGTTTAGTCATGATATAGGGGTAATTAGAGGGGTGAAGAGGATCATGTTGCTAATGGCCTTAATTGAAGTTGTTAACTTCCCTTTAGCAGTTTGTGGAGGAATTGTTCGTGGAACAGCGCGGCCTTGGCTAGGGATGTATGCTAATATCAGTGGATTTTACCTGCTGGCTTTGCCATTGGGGGTGATTTTGGCTTTCAAGGTTCAACTTGGCCTTGCAGGATTGTTGATAGGGTTCATGGTTGGAGTAGTTCTTTGTTTGGCCTTGTTGTTGGTGTTGATTGCTAGAATTGATTGGGTTGGAGAAGCTAATAAAGCACATATGCTTGCCTGCAACCAAGAAGAAGGCGGTGGTGAAGATGATCAGAAAATTTCGTGGGTGGTTAAAGAAAATGGTTCATGA